From one uncultured Paludibacter sp. genomic stretch:
- a CDS encoding hypothetical protein (Evidence 5 : Unknown function), with product MTLPMVMVGEAIVKPHYTSIPNQKFISADKPARFPAGNKELMQYFTQGVNYPVEERKSKQXKELKVRFLVDKNGKVSKGEVIGNVSSETQQEILKVVNQLPDFIPAEQNGEKVEATVELPITFRMLKL from the coding sequence ATGACTCTTCCAATGGTAATGGTGGGCGAAGCAATCGTTAAACCACACTATACTTCTATTCCCAATCAAAAATTTATATCGGCAGATAAACCTGCTCGTTTTCCTGCGGGCAATAAAGAGTTGATGCAATATTTCACTCAGGGTGTTAATTATCCTGTGGAGGAAAGAAAAAGTAAGCAGAANAAAGAGTTAAAAGTACGTTTTTTGGTTGATAAAAACGGAAAAGTATCTAAAGGAGAAGTGATTGGCAACGTTTCGTCCGAAACGCAACAGGAAATTCTCAAAGTTGTAAATCAACTTCCTGATTTTATTCCTGCTGAACAAAATGGTGAAAAAGTAGAAGCAACAGTTGAATTACCGATTACTTTCAGAATGTTGAAGTTGTGA
- a CDS encoding Glycoside hydrolase family 5 domain protein: MSKKTTSIFPFKLLWLVLSLIIFAGCEKENNNPEPEPETQPASLTVTVNPDKTYQTIAGFGGANKIWGTQFLKQDVIKKAFGTDETDLGLTIFRVRLASDSTEWKYLLESAKEVQKYXAKILASPWSPPAXLKXNXNIVGGRLLSGSYDAFKNYIXSFVTYMAANGVXIHXVSIQNEPDIKVSYESCDWTSSEMIDFLKNYGHLINNTKVAAPESYNFGNTFTNDILNNADAANNFDIVAGHIYGGGLGTFPLAEQKGKEIWMTEYLLNLNTGKTGAAPWSSYTESAKWDESLTMXHTIHEAMKNNWSAYVWWYIQRYYSFIGDGEQGTTNGEILKRGYAFSQFSKYVXPGYIRVDATSSKANNLEITAYKGGEQIVVVIINPETTQVNNLNIAVPSVVNSVSAYETSVSLNRTVKETQLSDGKVILNVSPKSIVTVVIK, from the coding sequence ATGTCAAAGAAAACAACCTCAATTTTTCCATTCAAACTATTATGGTTAGTCCTAAGTTTAATTATTTTTGCTGGATGTGAAAAAGAAAACAATAATCCCGAACCGGAACCCGAGACGCAACCGGCATCTTTAACTGTTACGGTTAATCCTGACAAAACTTACCAAACTATTGCAGGATTTGGAGGTGCAAATAAAATATGGGGAACTCAATTTTTAAAACAAGATGTGATTAAAAAAGCATTTGGAACTGATGAAACAGATTTGGGTTTAACCATATTCAGAGTGAGATTGGCATCCGATTCTACCGAATGGAAGTATTTACTTGAATCAGCGAAAGAAGTTCAGAAATATGANGCCAAAATATTGGCATCGCCTTGGTCTCCTCCNGCTNTATTGAAAGANAACAANAATATTGTNGGAGGNCGTTTATTATCTGGAAGTTACGATGCTTTTAAAAATTATATTANTTCATTTGTTACTTATATGGCTGCAAACGGNGTAANTATTCACGNCGTTTCAATCCAAAATGAACCCGATATAAAAGTTTCTTACGAATCTTGCGACTGGACATCATCAGAAATGATAGATTTTCTTAAAAACTACGGACATCTTATTAATAATACCAAAGTTGCCGCACCCGAATCGTATAATTTCGGCAATACTTTTACCAATGATATATTGAATAATGCCGATGCCGCAAATAATTTTGATATTGTTGCAGGACATATTTACGGAGGAGGATTGGGAACTTTTCCGCTTGCCGAACAAAAAGGCAAGGAAATCTGGATGACAGAATATCTTCTGAATTTGAATACAGGAAAAACGGGAGCAGCGCCTTGGTCGTCATACACGGAAAGTGCAAAATGGGACGAAAGTCTTACTATGNTGCACACTATTCACGAAGCGATGAAAAACAATTGGAGTGCTTATGTGTGGTGGTATATTCAGCGTTATTATTCCTTTATCGGAGATGGNGAACAAGGTACTACCAATGGTGAGATACTTAAAAGAGGATATGCATTTTCACAGTTTTCAAAATATGTGAGNCCGGGATATATAAGAGTAGATGCAACATCAAGCAAAGCGAATAATTTGGAAATTACCGCATATAAAGGTGGTGAACAAATCGTGGTTGTTATTATAAATCCTGAAACTACTCAGGTAAATAATTTAAACATCGCAGTGCCTTCTGTAGTAAATAGTGTTTCTGCTTATGAAACTTCTGTTTCTTTAAACAGAACAGTGAAAGAAACTCAACTATCCGATGGAAAAGTAATACTTAATGTGTCGCCTAAAAGCATTGTTACTGTGGTAATTAAATAA
- a CDS encoding hypothetical protein (Evidence 5 : Unknown function), with translation MKKTFLTLFFILFIGGLFAQLPIILESDLQKLKAEAASKSSNSERSFRTRTRXVTDENQTEVQEQQTNEVITTPANXSNTKXKEVTTANENSTSXSNSSSINRXRERQKKIKNTR, from the coding sequence ATGAAAAAGACATTCTTAACACTGTTTTTTATCTTATTTATTGGCGGACTTTTTGCTCAATTACCCATAATTTTGGAAAGTGATTTGCAAAAACTAAAAGCAGAAGCGGCATCAAAATCTTCAAACAGTGAAAGAAGTTTCCGTACCAGAACAAGANCTGTTACAGATGAAAATCAAACTGAAGTACAGGAACAACAAACGAATGAAGTTATTACAACCCCTGCAAATAANTCAAATACAAAAGNAAAGGAAGTTACAACTGCTAATGAAAACAGCACAAGCNGTTCAAACTCAAGTAGCATCAACAGGTTNCGCGAACGNCAAAAAAAAATAAAAAATACTCGCTGA
- a CDS encoding TonB family protein, with product MNMNQLLIYALKVNGSLILFYLFYILLYRKDTFWKIRRAYLFIAVIFSFLYPLMQFGEWFRQEKTVQIFASAINLDEIIXVSQKATSXFTTENILFAMYVLVAFALIFKIVLQTISILLKINKGDKFEINGIQMIHLNENITPFSFFNLIFINKSQHSEEELPEILTHELSHVRQRHSYDVVLSEILTALCWFNPFAWLLKKEIKQNLEFXADNHVINSGFETKKYQYLLLNISCNYIDNQLINQFNISPIKKRITMMNKQKTSRKGLIKYSLIIPIALVMLIVSNAQNVVANVNETLQTKKKPVLIKVENVKTNTAVKDANEAPPAPPVKRKDGKIIFEVVEIPPRFPNGEEALMKYIKESVKYPEEAVKQNIQGKVIVQFIVDETGKVIEPKVVRGINPLLDAEALRVIQSMPNWIPGKQGGXNVXXXFFVPINFKLDGSSENSEKDAMYGIYLFDGKSVSADEFEKLIGNNEAYIASIKPPKSLELYGDKAKNGASIVSNRKEDVEKYSDKIITIKKM from the coding sequence ATGAATATGAATCAACTATTAATCTACGCTCTTAAAGTAAACGGTTCGCTCATACTGTTTTACTTGTTTTATATTTTGCTTTATAGGAAAGATACATTTTGGAAAATACGCCGCGCTTATTTATTCATCGCTGTGATATTTTCATTTCTTTATCCTTTGATGCAATTTGGAGAATGGTTCCGGCAGGAGAAAACAGTCCAAATCTTTGCTTCTGCTATCAATTTAGATGAAATAATTATNGTTTCGCAAAAAGCAACTTCANTATTTACCACCGAGAATATTTTATTTGCCATGTATGTTTTGGTGGCTTTTGCATTAATTTTCAAAATTGTATTGCAAACTATTTCCATTCTTTTGAAGATAAATAAAGGCGATAAATTTGAGATTAACGGTATTCAAATGATTCATTTGAATGAAAATATCACGCCGTTTTCGTTTTTCAATCTTATTTTCATTAATAAAAGCCAACACTCTGAAGAAGAATTGCCCGAAATTCTTACTCACGAACTTTCACACGTGCGTCAGCGTCACTCGTACGATGTGGTTTTGAGTGAAATTCTAACGGCATTGTGTTGGTTCAATCCGTTTGCGTGGTTGTTGAAAAAAGAAATAAAACAAAATCTGGAATTTNTGGCTGATAATCACGTGATAAACTCCGGTTTTGAAACCAAAAAATATCAGTATTTATTGTTGAATATCTCTTGTAATTATATTGATAATCAACTTATTAATCAATTTAATATTTCACCCATAAAAAAACGAATCACTATGATGAACAAACAAAAAACATCCCGTAAAGGATTGATTAAATACAGTTTAATTATTCCTATTGCGCTTGTAATGCTCATTGTGAGCAATGCGCAAAATGTAGTGGCAAACGTAAATGAAACGTTGCAAACAAAGAAAAAACCGGTTTTGATTAAGGTAGAAAACGTGAAAACTAACACAGCGGTAAAAGATGCAAATGAAGCACCTCCTGCACCTCCTGTAAAAAGAAAAGATGGAAAAATTATTTTTGAAGTAGTTGAAATTCCTCCAAGGTTCCCAAATGGAGAAGAAGCTTTGATGAAATATATTAAAGAATCTGTAAAATATCCTGAAGAGGCTGTGAAACAAAACATTCAAGGAAAGGTTATTGTACAATTTATTGTGGATGAAACNGGAAAAGTAATTGAACCAAAAGTTGTTAGAGGGATTAATCCTCTTTTAGATGCAGAAGCATTGCGTGTTATCCAATCAATGCCAAATTGGATACCGGGAAAACAAGGCGGCNAAAATGTAANTTGNANGTTTTTTGTCCCGATTAATTTTAAATTGGATGGAAGTTCGGAAAATTCGGAAAAAGATGCTATGTACGGGATTTATTTGTTTGACGGAAAATCTGTGAGTGCGGATGAGTTCGAAAAACTAATAGGGAACAATGAAGCTTATATCGCTTCAATTAAACCTCCTAAATCTTTAGAACTTTACGGTGATAAAGCCAAGAACGGAGCTTCTATTGTGTCTAATAGAAAAGAAGATGTTGAAAAATATTCGGATAAAATAATAACTATAAAGAAAATGTAA